A window of the Cannabis sativa cultivar Pink pepper isolate KNU-18-1 chromosome X, ASM2916894v1, whole genome shotgun sequence genome harbors these coding sequences:
- the LOC115696818 gene encoding uncharacterized protein LOC115696818, whose protein sequence is MPGEVLSVYLTVSEYAISSVLIREDQGRQYPVYYVSKRLLDAETCYPQMEKLAFALVITSRKLRPYFQAHNIEVLTNYPLRYNPRSAIKGQALAYFILEFPSDEVAIIAEEQIDPDVPNNEGWTLYVDGASNSEGSGGGIILISPNKFKVHSALRFEFPASNNEADYVALIAGLKLALEMKIEYLQAFSDSQIIVCQVNGEYLARGGRLAKYLALTCELLQKFKKIVVSRIPRAYNSHANALARLASIREAELLDVIPVDMLTHPKISRDEVMEIDKAKKVTWMTPIIDYLKTGVLREDKVEARKLQYRAVRYVIYDDKLYRRSFSQPLLKCIDGTECEYMLREIATYVNKPPSQLNSITSPGPFAVWGIDLTGELPKGKGGVKYAIVVVDYFTKWDEAKPLGCARMHGTESQ, encoded by the exons ATGCCAGGAGAAGTCTTATCCGTCTACCTCACAGTGTCCGAATATGCAATTAGTTCGGTCCTAATCCGCGAAGACCAGGGTAGACAGTACCCAGTATATTATGTAAGCAAGCGTCTCTTAGATGCTGAAACCTGTTATCCACAGATGGAGAAATTGGCATTTGCATTAGTAATTACATCGAGAAAGTTACGACCTTACTTCCAAGCACACAACATTGAGGTTTTAACAAACTACCCTTTGCG GTACAATCCTAGATCAGCAATCAAGGGACAAGCCCTTGCATATTTCATACTCGAATTTCCAAGCGACGAAGTAGCCATTATCGCAGAAGAGCAAATTGATCCTGACGTACCAAACAATGAAGGGTGGACTTTGTATGTTGATGGGGCATCCAACAGTGAAGGATCAGGGGGTGGCATAATCCTCATAAGTCCCAATAAATTCAAGGTACACAGTGCCCTTAGATTTGAATTtcctgcatctaacaatgaagccgattATGTGGCTCTAATCGCAGGATTAAAACTCGCTCTTGAAATGAAAATCGAGTATTTACAAGCCTTCAGCGACTCCCAGATCATTGTTTGtcaggtgaatggagaataccttGCCAGAGGAGGTCGTTTGGCCAAATATCTCGCTCTCACTTGTGAGttattacaaaaatttaaaaagatagTTGTCTCTAGAATACCTCGTGCTTACAATTCTCATGCAAATGCTTTAGCCCGATTGGCCTCAATAAGAGAAGCAGAATTACTCGATGTGATTCCTGTAGACATGTTAACTCATCCGAAAATCAGTCGAGATGAGGTGATGGAGATTGATAAAGCCAAAAAGGTCACCTGGATGACCCCAATAATAGACTACTTGAAAACAGGAGTCCTTCGTGAAGATAAAGTAGAAGCCAGAAAACTGCAATATCGAGCCGTTCGATATGTCATTTATGATGATAAGCTCTATCGCAGAAGTTTCAGTCAGCCACTGCTCAAATGTATCGATGGGACTGAGTGCGAGTATATGCTCCGCGAA ATAGCTACATATGTAAACAAACCACCAAGCCAGCTAAATTCTATCACAAGTCCCGGACCtttcgcggtctggggcatagattTGACTGGAGAATTACCGAAAGGGAAAGGAGGAGTAAAATACGCCATAGTCGTTGTCGATTACTTCACGAAATGGGATGAAGCCAAGCCTTTGGGATGCGCGAGGATGCATGGTACTGAGTCGCAATAA